The following nucleotide sequence is from Chaetodon auriga isolate fChaAug3 chromosome 19, fChaAug3.hap1, whole genome shotgun sequence.
TTATTCCCCTTATAGTGAGAAAAAAGGGTAAAGAGAGGACAAGGTGAGAAGCGGATCCCTTGCACATAgcttctttaaaatgaaatctaTGTGTTAATGCTGACATGTATCAGCCATATGTGTATTCAGGGACAAAATGAGGATGTTTTTCCTGCCCCTGAGTCACAGAACCAGAGAGCCagacagcctgctgctgcactgacctcaAAGAGAAGGAGactgcaccagcagcagccacgGGTGATGCTGACATCAACTCGCACGGGAaggtcacacactgacatatgcacccacgcatgcacgcgcCTGTCGGCAGGGGGGAGCACGCATGCACGCCACCTTTCATCACCCTACTCCCCTCCCCTAAACCCCACTGACACAAACCCACCACAAATTTTGCCATGTGATACATCTCAGAGCAGCGCTCCTCTATGCGCAGCACGTACCCAATATCCCCCAAGTCCTGTGCGTGTActctctgtctgcacacctCTGAGGAATGGAAGGTGACAGAATTTagagaaaaccagcagcagcacaccctGCATACGCTGGGACGCCACCTAAACAGAGAGGATACATGAAAAACAGTGCATCAGCACAGTAAACTAGATTttattattgaaaaaaaaaaaaaaatctacagaaTGTCTGATATCAGCAACATCAGATTTAACTGACCAGAACATATCCAAAAGGACTGAGTGTGTCCATGCAAAGCTCACTCCACTGGTCTGAGAAAAGAACATCCTTCAGCCGCTTGTTTATCATGGAgttgacttcctggagtctgtgTGGTGCCAGAAAAGTAGAGAACTGTCATCAACAAGTCAAAATACAGGCATTAATGAAAAGGACAGTGATGGCTAACAGGAGGGGACGGATCAGAATGAACACAGATGACTGAGTGGGCACTCACGGCTGTCTCTCTGGCACTGCTGAGCCTGGTGGAAATACTTGCTTACCCGATGATAAACATGTCAACGCTCCCATCTGAAACATTTGGTCCGAACAGAGAGGTGATGTCATCTGGCGGGACAGCTGATCCCACGTTCCATGTGACGATGTACACCCTGCCAGGGGAtagaaacagtgaaaatgctgcATTAGATTTAAGTACTATATGTACTATAGAGCGAAAGAGGACATAATCTGTGCTGTAATCCTCAGAGAAATACCTCTCATCAGTGTTGCTGTATATAGAAAAAAAGATAAGCACAATTAAGCACCTCTTTGTACCTCGGCGATGactaaggtgtgtgtgtgtgtgtgtgtgtgcgtgtgtgtgtgtgtgagtgagtgagtgctaGAAGAGAGCAAGAGATGGAACTAACTGTCCTTTGAAAGTGAACTGCCAGCTAAGCTGTTTCAttacagaaacaacagaagcaGCTCATTAGGGCTACGActaacatttctttttcaattgATTCATCTGTTAATCATTTTGTCAATACAAAATCaagaaatagtgaaaaatacaGCTTCCCAAAGTGAAGGGTGATGCCCTctaatgtcttattttgtctgaccaacaacccaaaacccaaagagattcagctgtttatcatagaagacaaagaaaagcaacacattttcatatCTGGGAAGCTGGAATCTGTAAACTTCTGACATTTTGGTTGAAATCTGAATCATAATGAGTCAAAATGATTAGATTTTACTGGTTGATGTCTGGATTCTGGAAGTCTGGATGACTTCTGCCATCACATGAACACTATCTTAGCTATAGATAATGGATATAACATCAAATAAAATAActagaaaagagaggaaaacacatttggCATTATGGATTATGTTTTTCCATGCAAGTGGATATCATACAGGCATGAATAGATGTACTTTGGATGTGAAGTATATGTGATTTTGTAGTTAATGAGTAAAACATGCAAATCCACCACTATGGTCTGTCAGACtgtggttttcttcttcttttggggTATGCTATAGTGGATCATCTGCTCACTGGAAGACCAGTTCCCTCCCAACCCAGCATGGAGATATGCATATTTGATTTGACATAGGCCTTTTAGGCCAGATGCCCTTCGTGACACAACCATCCCCATTTATCTGGGCCGGCAATTAGAAATGCACTAGCTTATGCATCCCCAGTGGCTGGGGTTtagtgtcttgcccaaggacacttcgattagacaggaagaggaggaggagggtgggtaTCAAGACGCCGACCCTCCGATCAGCAGATGacccgctctacctcctgagccacggCCGCCGCATACTTCACATTAGAAAATAATCTACatgatgagaaatgtgtgtttgagtgtgacgGTAGGACTGGCAGAAGTTGCTGCCACCTGAAGCCgtttttcctccttcatatAAACACAGCTCCACAAATTTAAACAGAGATTTTTATAGCCGGCCGCTGTTCATGAGCAAGGAGCACAACAAAAGTGTGCCTGTGGGAAGTCTGCCAACAAAATGTGGCCGTGTCACTCAGAATCAGAAAGCTCTTAGTGAAATTTGCTGCTTTGATTCATGTGACATGGGCTGGCATACATCAGCTTTCATACAGCCACTGACTGCAGGGCAGCTTCTGCAGCTGTATTGAGATGTAACAGGAAACAACACTCACAATGGCGAGAACAGCATCCCCTTAAACCCTGATTTCATAGAAAAGTAAAGGAGCGATTATTTGTCCCACCTGAAGTCGTTTTTCTCTCCTGGCTTCTCGGACTGcacttgtctctgtgttgaTCTCCCGGGTGAGGGGGTCCTCTGTGGCTGAGGACAGGGGCTGGGTTTGGGGCTGAGGCTAAGGTTGGGGCTCAGGTAAGGCTGGCTGGTGTAAGACTGAGGGCTGTGGGGGCTCTGAGGActgtggagggagaaagaggactCTGTCGGGGAATGCGGCAGGACGTTGGCACTCTGAGGTCCTGGGATGCAAACCGGGGTCAAATCTATGTCCTTGGAGGGGTCCACTGAGATTCTGGTCGTCTTTGGAGCAGGTTTAGTTCCAAGAGCAGTCGGCCTTGGACGGCTTATGCTTGCCAGTGTTACTGGAGTGGACCCAGACTTTGGCTGCCCTGACTGCATTTGGTCTGTCAGTTTCACAGGTGCAACTGCAGACTGCACGGGGCTCAATCCAGGCTGTTTCTTGAGCGCCTCTGATGGGCTGATGAGAGCCGGTTCCTGGACTGTGAGCTGTGGAGGTAAACCTGGGCCGGCTCCAATCAATGCACAGGGGCCGGGTTGCACTTTGGGCCCACAAGGCTCAGTGCTGATTTGTTTCTGCTGCGCGCGATCCATCAACCTGGATAATTACAACAAACAATTTGAGATTAAAAACAAGACGGTGCGGCTTGCAGAGAGCATGAAAGTGACTTGTGCACTCGTTGCCCTCCACCATGTCTTGAACCTGCCTTCACAGAATCTCAGCATCAGTCGGTGAGTCTTCGGTAAACAGGTGAAACAACAAAGCATTGAGAGGAAGCTGAGAGAGTGCATCACATTATACTGAGCACCTGTCTACATCATGCTCCCCGAGCGTCACTGATGACGTGATCATGAGAAGGCAACTGGGCTGAGGCAGAGGTGGAACAAGTACTCAGATAAGGTAAAAATATCAATAGCACAATGCAGAAATACTGCATTAGTGCATTCAGTTGTTTTACAGTACATAAGTATTACAACAAATGCTTGAAGGCCCAAAAGAATGAGGACTTATTATGCATTTAGTACTGCAAAGTAACCAGCTacctaaagctgtcagataaatgtaatggagGGAAAATGTACAATACTACAGTATAAGTACATCAAAATTGCACAtaaatacagtacttgagtgaaCGTACTTCGTTCTTCTCCACCAGTGTGCTGAGGAACTATACCTCTGTCCTGGATTATATCCTTGTTGCCTAGCAACATTAATTAGCCCCCGACCCTTTTCCAAAGACAGCGCGATTGCTGATCATTATGGGATAGAATCACAGAGTAAAGCGCTTTCTCTTGCTGAAGAAACTGAACTCTGCTCAGTCAGGGGAGCGCATGAGACgggacacacagctgcagataaTGGAGCACTTCAGACAATGTCAACAGACACTGTAGGTCACAAAGAAGAGGATGTGATAGGAGGACAAGGGCCTCCCACCATTTTGTTGATGCGCCCTCCCACACAGATATTATACACCTCTGTTTAATCATTCATGATATGTAAATTAGGACCTCTTTCATGTGACCAGAGTAGTAACCTGCAGAACAGAGCTGTGGGTAATGTGATCAGACAGGTCTGTGCTGAATTCACttgaaaaaaaagtgaaaactttCACAGCTGAAATAGCACAGAACAAACGGGCCCTTTTCCATCTTTCATAGTCCGTGAGCCAGCAAGTCTGAATGACAGCTCCAGCATCCAGAAAGGTACGAGCCTGAAAAACAGCACCGAGCACAATTTTCCatcaaacatcaacacaaacacgcagCTGCAGCGTCCGCTCACACGCCTCGTGAAACCATCTGTCTTACCTTTcatgcgttttttttttttttatttccaaggTGAACCGTAAAGGTGATCGCTCAGATTCTCAGAGGGGGAGAGCATCAGTCTCCTGTATGTCTCGCACGCCGATCAACGCGGCAGGGCGAGAGCACGATCGATGTTTGGTCCGGAGACAGAGCGACGGAGTCAGCCTGCAGGACGGATTGCGACCCGTCGTTACCGCGGACAGCGGACGTCTCCGTCGCGGTGCAGACCGCGCCGCAGGGCTGTCAGGACAGGCGGCGGTCACGCTTGATGTGTCCGGACTCCTGCATGTTGATGTGTGTACTGTAATACAACAGCTGATTATTCCTCATCCTACTTAACGCTGCGCAGCGCAGTTGGCCGGAGCAGCTGTGCACTTTTCGGTCATCATCCCGCCTGCACCTCCTGCACACCGGCCGCACACCGACCCATCACGCGCCTCTCGgtgcacctctctctctctctctctgagtgcacTCTGGGTAAAACACATGGGCACCTGAGGGGGCGGGCAGAGCAGGGAAGGCAAAACACAAATCAGCTGCCGAAGTGCAGCCGGCCAGAAATAATTGAACATCTGTCCGATCAGTGACGCATTAATCTGGCATTAGTGCGTCACTGATTGTCACCGAATTGATCACCACGCCAAAGCCACCTATCAACCGTTCTGTGGTGTCTGTGGAACAGCTGGGTCGCAGCTGGACACCCTCACAATTTAGTGCGGTAATGAAGAAACGCTGCAATTAAAACTGCTTTTGTTCTTGTAGCTTATTGAGCTCAAATTTCGTAATGTGTTCATTCCACGTGGGTAGTTTTGAGGCCCCATGTTTGTGGTGCGTCATTATTAAGGTGACATTTTCCTAATATTGTCCTGATATAGCCTCAATACTGTTATGTGGCCGTCTTCAACAAAATATACGCTACAAATTCTTATAAAAACTCCCCATGATGATGATTATAATAGTAGCTTTAGTTCTGTAGTACCTACCTGTGTAAAGGACATGAATTATTCAGCAGGTGAGCTTTTCAACGTGTCAGTATTCCCATTAGAAAAGCTGGTGCAaatcagggctgcaactaacgattattttcattgtcgaTTAAtcagttgattattttctttaccAATTGATGAGtagtttggtctataaaatgtacGAAAGTGGTGAAAAACATTGAGAAGTGTTCCAAAGCCCAATATGATGTCCTCTGATGTTTTGTCCTCAACTCAGaaattcagtttactgtgaCGGGggagtaaagaaaccagaaacTATTCTCATTTAAGAgactaatcgattaatcttGCAGCGCTTCATTACagttatctaaaaaaaaaatatcctcaGTATTAAAGGAGTATTGCAGCTATTTAGCCTGGCGCCTCCATAAAATCGGGGCCCTCACAAGAGGCAGATGACAAAAGCAGAGgtttaaaaacatttacaatTTACCCTTCCTGTCAGTAAATGCCCCATGTCGTTTAAACTCAACGGACAAAGTTTGTAATGCAAGTTTTCTGTTATAAATTCATTGCATTTGACATTATGCAACCTGAGTACCTGCTGCCCCTTTAACTGTATATatcccacatgcacacaacattAGTCTAAACAGTTTATAACAAAGTGCTGGACAAATAGTTTAAAGAAAACGTGATTGTTGAATATGTTTCCAGGCAAATAAAAGACTTCGGTATCTACAGCAGCATTCAGTTAAACAATGAGATATAGTTAGAGAACAACAGCTTGTATAACAGAATGGATTTTTattaaatgtgtcattaataCTCACACACTCAGGCCCTCAACAGCGTCGTCATAAAATTTGTTCCCAGATTCTCTATGGATCTGACTGGGATTAATGCAGATGTGTAATCTCAGTGGAATGTACTGATCCTACGCGCCAGCTGTCCACTGAGAGCACACAGACACCCATAAGTCCCTGCTAACACACAAACCAATACAAGTGCTACACATTGTGCATTAACATTCACATGATGCATCAGCCAGACACATCAAATACTTAATCCTCTGCCTCATAGTAACTCCACAATCACAgacaaaaatgttaatattcAGCTGAAAAAAGTGCTTAATATTATCTTTTTGTTGTCAgctcatgcgtgtgtgtgtgtattacatgtaaaaactgaaatgacagaTGATCATGAAAGCTGTCTACGGTCGCTTTTTGGTTTTGACCAGGCCTTTCTCCACCAGAGAGCGATAAAACTCCTGGATGTACGTGTACACACACTTCCAGTCGGGCTCTTTCATCCGGACTAAGTCGTCAGCGTCCAGCAGAGGGGGGCAGCCTGCCAgcctcctgcagacagagaccGAGCGTCAATGGCAAAACACTTGAGACAAACAATGACACAGAACTGTAAAGTCACTTTGTTCTCATCTGCAACGCACAGCTGGAGCTTGTTTCAGACAAGATACATCTGCCTCTTCATAAAAGGAATGAGAGCTCACTCTGCGGTGCTGAAAGCCAGCTGGAAGTTCTCCCTGGGCTTGTTGGGGTTGAGGATGGAGTACTCGAAGGCATCAGGGAAGAACCTGTGCACCAAGGCGCAGAAGGCTATGCCATCTTTCCAGCTTGAGGAGAAGTTCTGGATATCCACCCCCTGTTTGAGAGCAGAGGGGAATCAGTTTGAAAGAAGCGACAGAGAATGAGACATAAAGGGCAGAGCTATGTATATATATAGCTCCACAGGGCAATAATTCACTCTCAGGCAAAGAGAGTCAGGACATATTTACCTCATATGGCTCTGTTTTGGCCCTGCACCAGTCCAGAAGcatctgtttgacatttttagcgttgggtgctgcagcaggaggacatTTCTGGGCTGAGGCTACAGCAGGGCTGACCTGGCTGAGGTGAAGGAGACACACACTTCATGTACAGAAAGTTTGATTTACATCATCCTCTAACTTGGCAGATCATTTGCATGAGAAAatacttgttttctttgttttctttttgggtGAACAGGATTCCTAAACATGCAAGAAAACTTAGAAACCCCTTAGAAATTACCACACTGATACTGACAGGCTCCAGTAATGGCATCACATGGAGAGTTCCCAAACTTTCCATGGAGCTACGCAGGCATGTCAGGCATGAAATGAATgctttattgtctgttttttttaatcctgctTTGTATCGTGCATGAGcccaaacatgcaaaaatgacCATAAAACCAACTCACCCGCCTGCTGATGGAGAGGGCTGACCTGGTGGTTCTAATGAGATACAGAGAAATTATCAACAAGCTCACATaatttgaataaaataaaatatcac
It contains:
- the smtna gene encoding smoothelin, with the protein product MESKTDVGSASLTSEELAAIEDEEVLNKMLDNAADFEERRMIRAALRDLLKKKRDKRDQERGSRQQDLRQQGLSKGGTTGGAVSIGRASMNQQPPANKPPGQPSPSAGGQVSPAVASAQKCPPAAAPNAKNVKQMLLDWCRAKTEPYEGVDIQNFSSSWKDGIAFCALVHRFFPDAFEYSILNPNKPRENFQLAFSTAERLAGCPPLLDADDLVRMKEPDWKCVYTYIQEFYRSLVEKGLVKTKKRP